In Pirellulales bacterium, one genomic interval encodes:
- a CDS encoding VanZ family protein produces MIYRDEELIAPPRKPSWAHRLWRYGPVLIWIGLIFWASTDQFSSENTAQVIQPWLVWLFPGMSAETLDWLHGVIRKSAHVTEYAIFALLVARAFLSSSRPWLARGWFVAGFLVLTALAASDEYHQSFVPSRTAAVTDVLIDMSGGLVALTILALLRQWLKARRRAKIAAAYRG; encoded by the coding sequence TCTATCGAGACGAGGAATTGATCGCCCCGCCGCGCAAACCAAGCTGGGCTCACCGGCTGTGGCGATATGGCCCCGTGCTGATCTGGATCGGACTCATCTTTTGGGCCTCGACCGACCAATTCTCTTCCGAGAATACGGCGCAGGTAATTCAGCCCTGGCTGGTGTGGCTCTTTCCCGGAATGAGCGCCGAGACGCTCGATTGGCTGCACGGCGTGATCCGCAAATCGGCCCACGTGACCGAGTATGCGATTTTCGCTCTGCTGGTCGCGCGGGCGTTCCTAAGCTCATCGCGGCCGTGGCTGGCGCGCGGATGGTTCGTCGCGGGCTTCTTGGTGCTGACAGCGCTAGCGGCGAGCGACGAATACCATCAAAGCTTTGTCCCCTCTCGCACGGCGGCAGTTACCGACGTGCTGATCGATATGAGTGGCGGGCTGGTCGCTCTGACGATCCTGGCTCTGCTGCGCCAGTGGTTGAAGGCTCGCCGCCGCGCTAAGATAGCTGCAGCGTACCGCGGGTAA